A region of the Bacteroidales bacterium genome:
ATGGATTTTTCTTGTAGTGCTGTTATCGTTATTTCACCAAGTTTAAACACTTTGTTTGATATTGATGAGTCTTGTTCTTCATATTGTTGCGACTTCGCATCAAAGTTTATCAATATAAAAACAAATATGGAAACGCATAAAAAGTTTATTCCCTTCATTTTTATCAAAAATTATTGCTTTAAAAAAGAACGATTTAAAATAAAATGCTCGTTTTGAATTTGAATAAAATATATACCTTGTTCAAAATTTGTAACATTTATATGTATTTGGTTGCAGTTTAAGGGTTGGTATATAAGTCGTTGACCTAAACTATTGTATATTGTTAAATATGTATTTGGAGTATAATATTTTTCATCAAGATTTATTAAAAGTTGGTCATAAGTTGGGTTTGGATATAATGAAAATGAAGGTGAATGAGATAATGATGGGACATAGATTGCTGAATCGAATATTTCTTTTGCTGACGAAGCATTTGTTAATAATTCATATTCATTTCTTCCAAAGGGTAGTATAAACGTTAACTGAATAGTATCGTTAGCCTCAATATTGATAGGTCCGTAACTGACTAAGTACGACAAATCGTTACCATAAATGCCTCCAGCATCATATCGTTGTTGTTGAGTAGATTGAATAAGTTCGTTTAGGTTGATACCATCGCTTACCATCAGACTGCCGTTAGTGCCGTCGTTGTCGATAGCATAAAAGTGCTTTTGGAAAGTATCGGGAAGCATGATACCTGCATGAATGTTGTTCATGCCACTTGGAAAGATGTAAAGTAAAGATAATAAACTATCGAAACGACTGCTATTGCGGAAAGGATTAAGCAAATCGACATCCGAAAATAATCCAACATAGAGCGAATCTAAGCTTTGTTCATTGTTGTTTTGCAAGGTATAGGTTAACCAAATAAAATCTTGGTTGGGAAATGTTTTAAAAAGTTTTGCCGAATGATAAACTTTAATTCCTAAAGGAAAGGGATTTAAAGAATCATTGAATAACGAATGAGCCTCAATAAACGAACTGTTTTCGTTTTTTTCAGCCCTTAGCATTGTTTTAAAGTCATTCTTGCCTTTAAAACACCACGAAGCCTTGTTTTTTTGAAGCACAAAAAGGCCCATTTCTGAAATGAGCGATGTAGTTGAGCGATACAAAATTCCACTTCCCTGCGAAGGATAAGTATTATTATAGCCAATTCTACCATTGGAACATACGCTAAGTGTCAAAGGGTCGTTGTTTATATCCGTAAAACTAGGGTTTATGGTTGATTTTAAGTATTGTTTATCGGTATATCCATCATCTGTAAGTTCAATAAAAAACGAAGCCACCATATCGTAATTTGCACCGGAACGGTAGGTTATTTTAAATGGATTTGAATCATTTGTAAACTGTCCTAAACTATCAATATGTCCAATATAAAGAGAATCGTTCAAAATTTGGATATCAGGATTGGAGCAGCTTAACTTCGCATATAAATGTTGAGTTTCGTGAAAGAGATTAAAAAAAGAACCGATTAGGTATGTAGTGTCGTTATGTGTAGCAAAATGATAATTTATAAACCTTACTGCTTTAAAAATAGTATCGGTTAGTGCTTTATAGGCATTAATCCTTCCTTTGCCAAGTTGTGAAGCAAATGGAATATTGTCGCTAAGGGTATCAATATTATCGGCAGTTTGCTCTATTATAGCTCTAATTTGCAATGGTAATAAATTTTTTCCCCTGTAGCCCCAACATAAAGCGGCAACACTGGTAGCCAATGGCGATGCATACGAAGTTCCCCAACCAACGGTGTAGGAATTATGTGCATACGTTGAATACACATTCTCGCCAGGAGCACATACACTAACGTGCGGTCCATAACACGATTTTACCCATTTCAAATCCCACTGGTTGGTAGCAGCTACACACATAACTTCGTCGTAACCGGCAGGATAGTAAACATCGTTGGTGGTATTGCCATTATTTCCGGCAGCAGCAACCACTAAGCAATTTCGATTGTAAGTAGCATAACGAACAATGTCGCGTCCAAAATCATCGGGGACGGGACTTCCCCACGAGCAATTGATAACCTTACAACCATGGTCGGCAGCATAAACTATACCTTCGTATGCTTTAGTTAAAATGCCTGTGGAATCATTGATTTTGATAGGTAAAAATTTACTTTTAAAAGCAGTACCTGCAATGCCTGTTGCATTATTAGTTTTAGGTGCTGCCATCCCTGTAACAAAAACACCATGTGCATCGGCACCCATAGTATTTTCGCTCCACTCGGGACTATTGTCATTGTTTCCCAAATCCCAGCCATGAAAATTATCGACATAGCCATCACCATCGTTATCGTTACCATCAATAGGGTCGGCAGCATTGTAAGCTAGATTTTCCCACAAATCGTCGTGAGCCAATTCAATACCGGTGTCCACAATGCCAATAACTATGGAGCTATCTCCTTTAAAAATATCCCAAGCCTGATAAGCCTTGATGTTATTTAAATAATATTGTGCTCCAATAGCCGGGTCGTTGGGACTGTATAATAATTCGGGGTAATGTTTAATATGGCAATATTCTGTTTCGGGCAGTTTTGAAAGTTTTTGAACAAAAAACTGTGCCTCTTGCTCCGTAGTACACGAAAATTCGTAAATAGTCGATATATCAACCATTTTAGTAGAAAAAAGCTCGTCGTTTTTTACTGGTGCTTTTGCATTAGGGAACAACCTTTTCAACGAAATATTTTTTTCTAAAAAAAGTTGGTGGTAAGAAGAAATTTGAATAGAATGATCAAAACAATACTCTTTGTAATAAGGTTTTATTTTTAGAATAACCGTATTTTGAGCCCACAAAACAACATTTAACAAACTGATTATTAAAAGAATAATACTGTTCTTTAAAAAAATCCTCATAAAGTATAACCCTATTTTATTTTTAACGTAAAATGTTTGTAAATTTAGAGATTATTTTGACGAAATAAAAACCCAAATAGACCAATAACCTAAATACATATATTTATGGCGATGAATTGTATTATTATTGATGATGATAAAATGTCGAGAAAAGTGCTTGAAGAATATGTTAAACGTACCGATTCGCTGAAGCTTCTTCAAACTTATTCGAATGCTATTGAGGCAATCAATGCTTTAACGCAATTATCAGAACCTGTTCACCTTATTTTTCTTGACATAGAAATGCCCGATATGGATGGAATTGATTTTTTAAATACCCTAAAGAAAACCGATTCGCAGATTATTATTGTTTCGGCTAAGGATAAGTATGCTGTTACTGCATTTGAATATGAGGTTACCGATTACTTACTCAAACCTTTTACCTATGCACGTTTTTACAAATCGGTAGATAGGGCATTTAAAAAACTTGACGATTTTATGGCGATAAAAAAACCGAATAACGAAAATGCCGGAAGCGACGAAATTTTTATTAAGAAAAACGCCACTTTGTTAAAATTGAATTTTAATGATATTGTTTATATCGAAGCGTTAGAAAATTATATCATCATCAATACTTACGACGAAAAATACACCATACACTTTACCATGAAGTCGATTGAAGAAAAATTGCCTCCATCTAAATTTAAACGTATTCATCGCTCGTACATTATCAACATCCATAAAATAAAAGGTATTGAAGAGAATTCCGTTATTATTAAAACCAGCGAAGGAACACGTTTATTGCCTATTGGAAAATCGTATAAAGATGATTTACTTCGCGACCTGAATGTGATACTTAAATAAAAATGCAACTTCCTTTACGTCAATTATTTTTTAATCATGTAGCTCAAACATCCGATACTCCTTTAGCTTTTGAAGTTACTAAAGCAAAGGGTAATTATTTATACGACTCCAACGGAACACCTTATTTAGATTGCATTTCGGGTATATCGGTCGGAAATATCGGTTACAGCCACCCCAAAATTGTTGAGGCAATCCAAAAGCAAGCAGGCTTATATTTACATACCATGGTTTATGGCGAGCATGTGCAGTCGCCTCAAGTTTTATTGGCACAAAAATTAGCAGCCTTAACCCAACAAAAGCTCGATTCGGTTTATTTTGTCAATTCCGGAGCCGAAGCTATAGAAGGAGCCATAAAACTGGCACGTCGCTACACAGGACGAAAGCAATTGATAGCTTGTAAAAACGCTTACCACGGCAGCACTACAGGCGCTATGAGTTTAATGTCAAGCCATGCTTATCAGGAGACCTACGGTCCGTTTATTGAAGATGTGGCTTTTATCGAATTCAACAACATTGATTCCATACAGGTTATCAGCGAAAAAACGGCAGCCGTTTTTGTTGAGTTAGTGCAAGGCGAAGCTGGCTACATTCCTGCCCGTAAAGACTTTTTGCTTGCCCTTAAGCAGCATTGCCAAAAGGTGGGTGCCCTCTTAATCTTCGACGAAATACAAAGCGGCATGGGACGGACAGGTAAAATGTTTGCTTATGAGCATTACAACATCACCCCCGATGTCTTAATCTTGGCAAAAGCCTTAGGTGGCGGGCTTCCCCTGGGAGCTTTTATAGCTACCAAAGAAGTAATGTCGGTTTTTACCCATAACCCTATGTTGGGACACATGACAACTTTTGGAGGCAACCCATTAAGTTGTGCTGCTTCGCTCGCTGCCATCGAAGCATTAGAAAACGAACATTTAATGGCAACCGTGAGTGAAAAAGAACAATTATTCAAATCGTTACTCAAACATGATAAAATAAAAGAAGTTCGCGGTTTAGGCTTAATGATTGCCGTTGAGTTGGATCGTTTTGACCATGTTTTAGCGGTAATTCAGAAGGCTTTTAATCAGCAACTTTTATTAGACTGGTTTTTATTTAACGAAACAGCTATTCGTATAGCTCCACCACTCAGTATTACCAAAAACGAAATTTCTCGAATTTGCGAGGTTATAAAAGCTGCATTGTAAGTTTTATTGTTCGAAACACTAATAAGCGATTCCTTTTAGTTCTTTCCGAAGCTGTTCCGATTTATCGAGGAAGCGAAGCGAATAAACAAGGACGAGAAGGGGTGGGGATAAAACTGTCAATCAACACTAAATCCGCTATTACTCCAACCGCTGTTTATAATAACTATTTTATCTATCTAATTCGTATGGCGAAGCACCAATAACTTCGCAATCAATTGAGTTAACGTGTGCATAATTATCAATTTTAAGCTCAACCGTCTTTGTAGAATTTGGAGGAAAAACTTCGTAAATGACATGTTCCTCACTTGTTATTTCAGTACCAGTCTTAGTGTAATATGTTATTCTAATCATAACATCTTTATATGTTGCAACAGTTGCATTATTTGTTATAGAACACTTAACTTTAATTTTATCACCCCAAAAATTTTCCCTATAAGTTGCATCAGCTGATAAAAAATTTGTCGGTTGAGAATATTCTATTTCTTCAATTGTCATTACTTTTTCTTCGTAGGATTCTTCCGAGCTGTTATCATTTGTGTTGTATTTTTCGAAAATTTCTTGTTTAGAATTATCATTACTGTTGTATAATTTACTGAAAATTGTTATTCCGCCTACTATTACAACAATCAAAACAATAGAAATTATTATAATTGTCTTTTTAATACCACTTTGCTTTTGGGGTGTTTTAGTCTGCTGTGAAGAAATTGATAAAGAAGAGAACGTTTTTTCTTGAGAAGTTGTCTGAGAATTAGAAGAAACAAAACGATTTGCAATTGCAATTAATTGTTCAGGAGTTAGAGAGTCACGTTCGTCATCCTGGAT
Encoded here:
- a CDS encoding S8 family serine peptidase; amino-acid sequence: MRIFLKNSIILLIISLLNVVLWAQNTVILKIKPYYKEYCFDHSIQISSYHQLFLEKNISLKRLFPNAKAPVKNDELFSTKMVDISTIYEFSCTTEQEAQFFVQKLSKLPETEYCHIKHYPELLYSPNDPAIGAQYYLNNIKAYQAWDIFKGDSSIVIGIVDTGIELAHDDLWENLAYNAADPIDGNDNDGDGYVDNFHGWDLGNNDNSPEWSENTMGADAHGVFVTGMAAPKTNNATGIAGTAFKSKFLPIKINDSTGILTKAYEGIVYAADHGCKVINCSWGSPVPDDFGRDIVRYATYNRNCLVVAAAGNNGNTTNDVYYPAGYDEVMCVAATNQWDLKWVKSCYGPHVSVCAPGENVYSTYAHNSYTVGWGTSYASPLATSVAALCWGYRGKNLLPLQIRAIIEQTADNIDTLSDNIPFASQLGKGRINAYKALTDTIFKAVRFINYHFATHNDTTYLIGSFFNLFHETQHLYAKLSCSNPDIQILNDSLYIGHIDSLGQFTNDSNPFKITYRSGANYDMVASFFIELTDDGYTDKQYLKSTINPSFTDINNDPLTLSVCSNGRIGYNNTYPSQGSGILYRSTTSLISEMGLFVLQKNKASWCFKGKNDFKTMLRAEKNENSSFIEAHSLFNDSLNPFPLGIKVYHSAKLFKTFPNQDFIWLTYTLQNNNEQSLDSLYVGLFSDVDLLNPFRNSSRFDSLLSLLYIFPSGMNNIHAGIMLPDTFQKHFYAIDNDGTNGSLMVSDGINLNELIQSTQQQRYDAGGIYGNDLSYLVSYGPINIEANDTIQLTFILPFGRNEYELLTNASSAKEIFDSAIYVPSLSHSPSFSLYPNPTYDQLLINLDEKYYTPNTYLTIYNSLGQRLIYQPLNCNQIHINVTNFEQGIYFIQIQNEHFILNRSFLKQ
- a CDS encoding aminotransferase class III-fold pyridoxal phosphate-dependent enzyme; its protein translation is MQLPLRQLFFNHVAQTSDTPLAFEVTKAKGNYLYDSNGTPYLDCISGISVGNIGYSHPKIVEAIQKQAGLYLHTMVYGEHVQSPQVLLAQKLAALTQQKLDSVYFVNSGAEAIEGAIKLARRYTGRKQLIACKNAYHGSTTGAMSLMSSHAYQETYGPFIEDVAFIEFNNIDSIQVISEKTAAVFVELVQGEAGYIPARKDFLLALKQHCQKVGALLIFDEIQSGMGRTGKMFAYEHYNITPDVLILAKALGGGLPLGAFIATKEVMSVFTHNPMLGHMTTFGGNPLSCAASLAAIEALENEHLMATVSEKEQLFKSLLKHDKIKEVRGLGLMIAVELDRFDHVLAVIQKAFNQQLLLDWFLFNETAIRIAPPLSITKNEISRICEVIKAAL
- a CDS encoding response regulator transcription factor is translated as MNCIIIDDDKMSRKVLEEYVKRTDSLKLLQTYSNAIEAINALTQLSEPVHLIFLDIEMPDMDGIDFLNTLKKTDSQIIIVSAKDKYAVTAFEYEVTDYLLKPFTYARFYKSVDRAFKKLDDFMAIKKPNNENAGSDEIFIKKNATLLKLNFNDIVYIEALENYIIINTYDEKYTIHFTMKSIEEKLPPSKFKRIHRSYIINIHKIKGIEENSVIIKTSEGTRLLPIGKSYKDDLLRDLNVILK